From Vitis vinifera cultivar Pinot Noir 40024 chromosome 14, ASM3070453v1, a single genomic window includes:
- the LOC132255099 gene encoding receptor-like protein EIX2, producing the protein MANINASIHFLLLIFLSSTFLYLETVKLGSCNGVLNVTCTEIERKALVDFKQGLTDPSGRLSSWVGLDCCRWSGVVCSQRVPRVIKLKLRNQYARSPDANDEDTGAFEDDYGAAHAFGGEISHSLLDLKDLRYLDLSMNNFEGLQIPKFIGSFKRLRYLNLSGASFGGTIPPHLGYLSSLLYLDLNSYSLESVEDDLHWLSGLSSLRHLNLGNIDLSKAAAYWHRAVNSLSSLLELRLPRCGLSSLPDLPLPFFNVTSLLVLDLSNNDFNSSIPHWLFNFSSLAYLDLNSNNLQGSVPEGFGYLISLKYIDFSSNLFIGHLPRDLGKLCNLRTLKLSFNSISGEITEFMDGLSECVNSSSLESLDLGFNYKLGGFLPNSLGHLKNLKSLHLWSNSFVGSIPNSIGNLSSLQGFYISENQMNGIIPESVGQLSALVALDLSENPWVGVVTESHFSNLTSLTELAIKKSSPNITLVFNVNSKWIPPFKLNYLELQACQLGPKFPAWLRTQNQLKTIVLNNARISDTIPDWFWKLDLQLELLDVANNQLSGRVPNSLKFPKNAVVDLGSNRFHGPFPHFSSNLSSLYLRDNLFSGPIPRDVGKTMPWLTNFDVSWNSLNGTIPLSLGKITGLTSLVLSNNHLSGEIPLIWNDKPDLYIVDMANNSLSGEIPSSMGTLNSLMFLILSGNKLSGEIPSSLQNCKDMDSFDLGDNRLSGNLPSWIGEMQSLLILRLRSNLFDGNIPSQVCSLSHLHILDLAHNNLSGSVPSCLGNLSGMATEISSERYEGQLSVVMKGRELIYQNTLYLVNSIDLSDNNISGKLPELRNLSRLGTLNLSRNHLTGNIPEDVGSLSQLETLDLSRNQLSGLIPPSMVSMTSLNHLNLSYNRLSGKIPTSNQFQTFNDPSIYRNNLALCGEPLAMKCPGDDEATTDSSGVDNEDHDDEHEDAFEMKWFYMSMGPGFVVGFWGVFGPLIINRSWRRAYFRFLDEMKDRVMVVITVNVAWLQKKCKWERKHHRT; encoded by the coding sequence ATGGCTAATATCAATGCCTCCATTCATTTCCTTCTGCTTATTTTCCTCTCCTCCACTTTTCTCTATCTTGAAACTGTTAAACTTGGTTCCTGCAATGGCGTTCTCAATGTCACCTGCACTGAAATTGAGAGAAAAGCCCTTGTTGACTTCAAACAAGGTCTTACTGATCCTTCCGGCAGGCTCTCTTCTTGGGTTGGCCTGGATTGCTGTAGATGGAGTGGTGTGGTGTGCAGCCAGAGGGTGCCTCGAGTCATCAAGCTCAAACTCCGCAACCAGTATGCTAGAAGTCCGGACGCCAACGATGAAGATACCGGTGCTTTTGAGGATGACTATGGAGCAGCACATGCATTTGGCGGCGAGATAAGTCATTCTTTACTTGATTTGAAAGATTTGAGGTACTTGGACTTGAGCATGAACAATTTTGAAGGACTCCAAATCCCCAAGTTCATTGGATCATTCAAGAGGTTGAGATATCTCAATCTCTCAGGTGCATCCTTCGGTGGAACCATCCCACCCCACCTAGGGTACCTTTCTAGCCTGCTCTATCTTGATCTCAACTCATATTCTCTTGAATCAGTTGAGGATGACCTGCACTGGCTATCAGGTCTTTCTTCTCTGAGACACCTTAATTTGGGAAATATAGATCTTAGCAAGGCTGCAGCTTATTGGCATCGAGCTGTTAACTCCCTTTCTTCACTCTTGGAACTACGCTTACCTAGATGTGGGCTTTCTTCCCTTCCTGATCTccctcttccattttttaatgTCACATCCCTTTTGGTGCTTGATCTTTCAAACAATGACTTCAACTCGTCGATACCTCACTGGTTGTTCAACTTTAGTAGTCTTGCATACCTTGATCTCAACTCCAACAATCTTCAAGGCAGTGTTCCTGAAGGATTTGGTTACTTGATTTCCCTTAAATACAttgatttttcttctaatttatttattggtcACTTACCAAGAGACTTAGGAAAGCTTTGCAACTTGCGAACTCTCAAACTATCTTTCAACAGCATTAGTGGAGAGATAACTGAATTCATGGATGGGTTGTCCGAGTGTGTAAACAGTAGTAGCTTAGAGTCTCTGGATTTGGGGTTCAATTATAAACTGGGTGGGTTTCTTCCTAATTCTTTGGGACACCTAAAGAACTTGAAGTCTCTTCATCTGTGGAGCAACTCATTTGTGGGGTCAATTCCAAACTCCATTGGAAATTTGTCGTCCTTGCAAGGATTCTACATCTCTGAAAAtcaaatgaatggaataatccCAGAGAGTGTTGGCCAACTCTCAGCATTGGTTGCATTGGATCTCTCAGAGAATCCATGGGTTGGTGTTGTGACTGAGTCTCATTTCTCCAATCTCACAAGCTTAACTGAGTTGGCAATCAAGAAGTCATCTCCAAATATCACCTTGGTCTTCAATGTGAATTCTAAATGGATTCCTCCTTTTAAACTCAATTACCTGGAACTCCAAGCATGCCAACTAGGTCCCAAATTTCCTGCATGGCTGAGAACCCAAAACCAGCTGAAGACAATAGTGCTCAACAATGCTAGGATTTCAGACACGATACCTGATTGGTTTTGGAAGTTAGACTTGCAGCTCGAACTACTGGATGTTGCCAATAATCAATTGAGTGGGAGGGTCCCAAATTCATTGAAATTTCCCAAAAATGCTGTTGTGGATTTGGGCTCCAACCGCTTTCACGGTCCTTTCCCACACTTTTCTTCTAACCTGAGTTCATTGTATTTGAGAGACAATTTATTTTCTGGACCAATACCTCGGGATGTTGGCAAAACCATGCCGTGGTTGACAAATTTTGATGTCTCTTGGAACTCTCTAAATGGTACCATTCCCTTGTCTCTAGGTAAGATTACGGGTTTGACAAGTCTGGTTCTCTCAAATAATCATTTATCTGGTGAAATTCCTTTGATTTGGAATGATAAACCAGATTTGTACATTGTTGATATGGCAAATAACAGCCTATCTGGTGAGATTCCCAGCTCAATGGGCACCCTGAATTCACTTATGTTCTTGATACTGAGTGGCAACAAACTTTCAGGGGAAATTCCTTCTTCACTGCAGAATTGCAAGGACATGGATAGTTTTGACCTTGGCGATAATAGATTATCAGGAAACCTTCCATCATGGATAGGAGAGATGCAATCATTGTTGATTCTACGCCTGCGATCAAACTTATTTGATGGAAACATTCCCTCCCAAGTGTGCAGTCTTTCCCATCTTCATATATTGGACCTCGCACATAATAATCTGTCAGGATCCGTTCCTTCTTGTTTGGGAAATTTGAGTGGCATGGCTACTGAAATCAGCAGTGAGCGATACGAGGGCCAATTGTCAGTTGTGATGAAAGGAAGAGAACTCATATATCAGAATACTCTGTATCTCGTGAATAGCATTGATCTTTCAGACAATAATATATCGGGGAAGTTGCCTGAACTAAGAAATCTTTCAAGACTTGGCACCTTGAACTTGTCCAGAAACCATTTGACAGGAAATATACCAGAGGACGTTGGGAGCTTAAGTCAATTAGAAACTCTGGACCTCTCAAGAAACCAGCTCTCTGGCCTGATTCCACCAAGCATGGTTTCTATGACTTCCTTGAATCACTTGAACCTATCTTACAACAGACTATCTGGTAAAATTCCAACAAGCAACCAGTTCCAAACCTTCAATGACCCGTCCATATACAGGAATAACCTTGCACTCTGTGGGGAGCCTCTGGCAATGAAGTGCCCAGGCGATGATGAGGCTACTACTGATTCTTCAGGTGTGGATAATGAAGATCATGACGATGAGCATGAAGATGCGTTTGAAATGAAGTGGTTCTACATGAGCATGGGGCCTGGATTTGTAGTGGGATTTTGGGGAGTTTTTGGCCCTTTGATAATAAATAGGTCTTGGAGGCGAGCCTACTTCCGGTTCCTGGATGAGATGAAAGATAGAGTTATGGTGGTTATCACAGTGAATGTAGCATGGCTGCAAAAGAAATGCAAATGGGAAAGAAAACATCATCGAACTTGA
- the LOC132255086 gene encoding receptor-like protein EIX1, which yields MWPLNSTASPSGGPNSMANNNVFIQLLFLIITSSGFLFHDTIKVGSCQGDHQRGCVDTEKVALLKFKQGLTDTSDRLSSWVGEDCCKWRGVVCNNRSRHVIKLTLRYLDADGTEGELGGKISPALLELKYLNYLDLSMNNFGGTPIPKFIGSLEKLRYLNLSGASFGGPIPPQLGNLSSLHYLDLKEYFDESNQNDLHWISGLTSLRHLNLGGVDLSQAAAYWLQAVSKLPSLSELHLPACALADLPPSLPFSNLITSLSIIDLSNNGFNSTIPHWLFQMRNLVYLDLSSNNLRGSILDAFANGTSIERLRNMGSLCNLKTLILSQNDLNGEITELIDVLSGCNSSWLETLDLGFNDLGGFLPNSLGKLHNLKSLWLWDNSFVGSIPSSIGNLSYLEELYLSDNSMNGTIPETLGRLSKLVAIELSENPLTGVVTEAHFSNLTSLKEFSNYRGTPRVSLVFNINPEWIPPFKLSLLRIRSCQLGPKFPAWLRNQTELTDVVLNNAGISDSIPKWFWKLDLHLDELDIGSNNLGGRVPNSMKFLPESTVDLSENNFQGPLPLWSSNVTKLYLNDNFFSSHIPLEYGERMSMVTDLDLSNNDLNGTIPLSFGKLNNLLTLVISNNHFSGGIPEFWNGLPYLYVVTSQMAPKKTVSSVRVSEAGEKAIDKLDVKEFRERFCIPNDVYINLVNEEATMPTEKGEENVILFTKEQFNAGLRFPLPAFIINMLYSLDLTLLEVFFIYSLKKAKNDIFSVSAHLPSLQVVIELPDSTKGGAKGLVAVRGGWAGLSERVSRPFSPNYTLKIPGLELRGHLVDWVEKASFACVCKLFEIDPKERAYKTLLSARNLIVVVRESQEYEAKEADGERRRKLLEDRD from the exons ATGTGGCCTCTGAATAGCACAGCATCTCCCAGTGGCGGGCCGAACAGCATGGCTAATAACAACGTCTTCATTCAACTTCTTTTTCTTATCATCACCTCCTCAGGGTTTCTTTTCCATGATACCATTAAAGTTGGCTCCTGCCAGGGTGATCATCAAAGGGGTTGCGTTGACACAGAGAAGGTGGCTCTTCTCAAGTTCAAACAAGGCCTCACAGATACATCGGATCGGCTCTCATCTTGGGTCGGGGAAGACTGCTGCAAATGGAGAGGCGTGGTCTGCAACAACAGGAGCCGTCATGTCATCAAACTCACACTGCGTTATCTTGATGCTGATGGAACAGAAGGCGAGTTGGGTGGTAAGATCAGTCCTGCTTTGCTtgaattgaaatatttgaattacTTAGACTTGAGCATGAACAATTTTGGAGGGACTCCAATCCCCAAGTTCATTGGTTCGTTGGAGAAGTTGAGATATCTCAATCTCTCTGGTGCATCCTTCGGTGGACCTATTCCTCCACAACTTGGAAATCTTTCCAGCCTGCACTACCTTGATCTCAAGGAATACTTCGATGAGTCAAACCAGAATGATCTTCATTGGATATCGGGTCTTACTTCGTTAAGACACCTTAATTTAGGAGGTGTAGATCTAAGCCAGGCTGCAGCTTATTGGCTTCAAGCTGTTAGCAAGCTTCCTTCTCTTTCCGAGTTGCACCTACCTGCTTGTGCACTTGCAGACCTTCCTCCCTCTCTTCCATTTTCCAATCTGATCACATCTCTTTCAATCATCGATCTTTCCAACAATGGTTTCAACTCCACAATACCCCACTGGTTATTCCAGATGAGGAATCTTGTGTATCTAGATCTCAGTTCCAACAATCTACGAGGCTCAATTCTTGATGCTTTTGCAAACGGGACTTCTATTGAAAGATTAAGAAACATGGGTAGTCTGTGcaatttgaaaacattgatcCTTTCTCAGAACGATTTGAATGGGGAAATAACTGAACTGATTGATGTTTTATCTGGGTGCAACAGTAGTTGGTTAGAGACGCTGGATCTGGGCTTCAATGATCTGGGTGGTTTTCTTCCTAATTCCCTAGGAAAACTCCATAACTTGAAGTCTCTTTGGCTTTGGGATAACTCCTTTGTAGGCTCCATTCCGAGTTCAATTGGAAACTTATCGTATTTGGAAGAATTGTACCTCTCAGATAACTCAATGAATGGGACCATCCCTGAAACTCTTGGACGACTTTCCAAGTTGGTTGCGATAGAGCTATCTGAGAATCCTCTGACGGGAGTTGTAACAGAGGCTCATTTTTCAAATCTTACAAGTTTAAAGGAGTTTTCAAACTACAGAGGGACTCCAAGAGTTTCCCTGGTTTTTAATATCAATCCTGAGTGGATTCCTCCCTTTAAACTCAGCCTCCTCAGAATAAGATCATGCCAATTGGGTCCCAAGTTTCCCGCATGGCTTAGAAATCAAACTGAGCTCACCGATGTTGTGCTCAATAATGCTGGGATCTCAGACAGCATACCAAAGTGGTTTTGGAAGTTGGATTTGCATCTTGATGAGCTGGACATCGGTTCTAATAACCTGGGTGGCAGGGTGCCAAACTCAATGAAGTTTCTTCCTGAATCCACCGTTGATTTGAGTGAAAACAACTTTCAGGGGCCTTTGCCACTATGGTCATCCAACGTGACGAAACTGTATTTGAATGACAATTTCTTTTCTAGCCATATCCCTCTGGAGTATGGTGAAAGAATGTCCATGGTGACAGATCTAGATCTCTCCAATAATGATCTAAATGGCACCATTCCCCTCTCCTTCGGGaaactaaataatttattgacccTTGTCATCTCAAACAATCATTTTTCTGGAGGAATTCCAGAGTTTTGGAATGGTTTACCTTACCTCTATGTTGTCACCTCGC aaatggctccaaaaaagacTGTTTCATCTGTCCGGGTTAGCGAGGCTGGCGAAAAGGCGATAGACAAATTAGATGTGAAGGAATTCCGGGAGCGGTTCTGCATCCCAAATGACGTATATATAAATTTGGTGAACGAGGAGGCGACTATGCCTACTGAGAAAGGTGAAGAAAACGTtatcctcttcacaaaggaacaattcaacgcggggcttCGATTTcctctgccggcgtt catcatcaacATGCTGTACAGCCTCGACCTTACGCTTCTGGAAGTGTTCTTTAtctattccctgaagaaagcaaaaaatgatattttcagTGTGTCCGcgcacctgccctcccttcaagTGGTGATAGAgctgccagattcgacaaagggaggggcgaaggggctggtggcaGTCCGGGGTGGATGGGCGGGCCTATCGGAGCGTGTGTCGAGGcccttttctccaaattatacCCTAAAAATTCCGG GTctggaattgaggggccaccttgtggattgggtggaaaaggcgtccTTCGCCTGTGTCTGCAAATTATTCGAGATAGATcccaaggagagggcctacaaGACATTGCTTTCCGCGCGGAATTTGATAGTGGTCGTCCGGGAGTcccaggaatat GAAGCTAAAGAGGCTGATGGTGAAAGACGGCGAAAGCTCCTGGAGGATCgagattag
- the LOC100245521 gene encoding receptor-like protein EIX1 — protein sequence MDNNNLSGELPSSMGSLRFLGFLMISNNHLSGQLPSALQNCSGIHTLDLGGNRFSGNVPAWIGERMPNLLILRLRSNLFHGSFPSQLCTLSALHILDLGENNLLGFIPSCVGNLSGMASEIDSQRYEGELMVLRKGREDLYNSILYLVNSMDLSHNNLSGEVPEGVTNLTRLGTLNLSVNHLTGKIPDNIGSLQGLETLDLSRNQLSGVIPSGMASLTSLNHLNLSYNNLSGRIPTGNQLQTLDDPSIYENNPALCGPPTTAKCPGDEEPPKPRSGDNEEAENENRDGFEIKWFYVSMGPGFAVGFWGVCGTLIVKNSWRHAYFRLVYDVKEWLLMVISLNVARLRRKLNLGSV from the coding sequence ATGGACAACAACAATTTATCTGGTGAGCTGCCAAGTTCTATGGGTTCTCTAAGATTCCTTGGATTCCTGATGATAAGCAACAATCATCTTTCTGGCCAACTTCCTTCAGCTTTGCAGAATTGCTCAGGTATTCATACTCTTGATCTTGGAGGCAACAGATTTTCAGGAAATGTTCCAGCATGGATAGGAGAAAGGATGCCTAACTTGCTTATTCTACGCTTACGATCAAATTTGTTCCATGGGAGTTTTCCATCACAATTGTGCACTCTTTCTGCACTCCACATACTGGATCTTGGAGAAAATAATCTATTGGGTTTCATTCCCTCTTGTGTGGGGAATTTGAGTGGCATGGCCTCTGAAATCGACTCTCAACGATATGAGGGCGAGTTGATGGTATTGAGGAAAGGAAGAGAAGACTTGTACAATAGTATTCTTTATCTGGTTAATAGTATGGACTTGTCACACAACAACCTATCTGGAGAGGTGCCTGAAGGAGTAACCAATCTTACAAGACTTGGCACCTTGAACTTGTCCGTAAACCATTTGACAGGAAAAATACCAGACAATATTGGGAGCTTACAGGGGTTAGAAACACTTGACCTCTCAAGGAACCAGCTTTCAGGCGTAATCCCCTCAGGTATGGCTTCTTTGACTTCCTTGAATCACTTGAACCTGTCGTATAACAACCTGTCAGGTAGAATTCCAACAGGCAACCAGTTGCAAACCTTGGACGATCCATCCATATATGAGAATAACCCTGCACTCTGTGGACCTCCAACAACAGCCAAGTGCCCTGGTGATGAAGAGCCGCCTAAACCACGCAGTGGGGACAACGAAGAGGCTGAGAATGAGAACCGAGATGGCTTTGAAATTAAGTGGTTCTACGTGAGCATGGGGCCAGGGTTTGCGGTGGGATTTTGGGGAGTTTGTGGCACCTTAATAGTAAAAAATTCGTGGAGGCATGCTTATTTTAGGCTTGTGTATGATGTGAAAGAATGGCTGCTCATGGTTATCTCACTGAATGTAGCTCGTCTGCGGAGGAAACTGAATCTGGGTAGTGTTTGA